Below is a genomic region from Medicago truncatula cultivar Jemalong A17 chromosome 3, MtrunA17r5.0-ANR, whole genome shotgun sequence.
GCAGCATGGTGGGCATAGTATATAGGTGCCACTGAAGAAAAAAGGAGGgggaaattaataataaaaaacatatttcaaacATTGTCATGCAAAAGACAATTCTGATGGCATACCAATTGAGGTTGCAGCTGTGCTCCTCTGGTTCCTAAAATAAGTAAAAGACAGTAAGCATGACAATCTGGGGGTAGGTCAAACATGATAATATAAACAAGGAGGTAGAATGCTTACACATAAGACAGCGAATTGATCAAGTTTTGCAAGCCATCTGACGAGAATCCAATTTCATCAAGCAACACATGATAATGCACAGGCCTAGACGTTCCCTATTATATATAGAGTAAAAGATTAAAAAGGcatattaaaagttaaaatgtcAACACTTCAACTGGCGGTGAGATATTTCACTGGTACGACATGCTCTACTAATGCTTGTAAAAGGAAtataactaaaaaagaaaagtgaggAAACTAGATAGAAAAACTTACAATCATTCCAGCATGAGCACACATGTAGAAATCGTAATTTCTTGGATGCACAATGTTTGTATCAACAACTGTCCCTGTAGAGGaaaatttatgataaaatgttCCCAATTGTTTGTATATGTACAGGACAGAAAAGTAGCATACCAGGAGGAACGTTTTTTTCCAGAGCATTAGCTTGAAACAGCTTTGTATGGTGATTCTTCTGTGCCACAATTACAGTGAACTTGGGAACATCCCCATCAATATGTTTATAGGCCTGTAATTATAACAGTTTATCATTTATTGTTGGTGATTCAATTAGGATCTTCTTTTGGTAAATTTCGtggtaattttgttttgaaaatagaaaCAACCAATCAAATTGATCAACGAAAAGGGAGGGTTGCACACAACCTTTATTATCTGGTTAAGCTCTATATCTAAAACATGTTGAAATTGAGATTCACCAACTCCATCCCTGAACAAGAAAAGACATCAGAGTGAATAAATATCTTACGAGATGAAGGAATTTGAAGCAACCAAAAGTGAGTCCATTTTCctgaaaaaactaaaatttgataGCCACTCATCAAATACTAGCACAACATAAACTAATAACTAGATATCAATAGGTTGATGTTAGTTTTCTTTCCTTAAATTAGACACTTAATGTCTGTGTGTATCATTTGTTACTTATTTGATTGAGTAGCAAGTGATCTGATATGTATTAAAGCACTTAGGGAACCCTCCCTTAAAAACCAGATGTCAAGGCAGAAGAATAAAACCACTTAAAATACTCTAATGTGCATCCCATACTACTCGATGTGGGATTTAGGCAACAAATTAAACCGAAGTTACTATCACTGCACTGCCCTTGAGAGATGACGTCTTGGCGGCGGCACTCTGCAACATTTTACTCGGCTTTTTCCGGTCATCCCCTTCATAGGGAGCCACTACTTGGGGAACCCTCCCTTAAAAGCTAGCTATCAAGAGGGAATAACCAAGCCCCCTTAAGTACTCCACCGAACATCTCATATGGGCAACCCACAATGCCTAATTTCTACTAATAAATACAAGTAGCTCACCATGCATTAATGTTTTCTTGATGTTATTATAATAGCCATTATCAAAAACATCCTAAAGAACAAAGATGACTATATATCTAACAAACGTAACAAGTTATAGAATGACACCTGAAGAGAATAATTTGAGTTGGTCTGCGGTTACCACTTGAACTATAGAAATCTAGAAGCAATTCCCTGCAATGAAAtatcattcaaattttaattgataCAATCATACATGTATACATCACaacaaataaagataaagaatgTCATTACAAGAAGCCCTTCATCGTAAACACCGTGTATGATTAccacttataaaaaaaaataaaaaaataaccatGTATgattaccctaaaaaaaaaaattatgttagcaCTCAACATGATATTAGAAAAGTATATTATGGAATATATGAGGCTGGACAATGATGAATGTGGTGTTGAATGTTGTTTCTTCGTTTGTCGCTTATCTACAGGGCTTGTATTTACTGTATCATGCAAAACTTCTAGAATATTATGGCATAATTATGTTACCCTCTAGAACATTCTAAGTCTGTTATTGTTTTCTTAGATGAGTGTCAAATAGTTAGGGACATGTAAGATTCCGTTTGAGTCTGATTAATGGATTTCTTGACAAGCTAAGACTCATATTGTTGTAGAGTCTACACTTTAAATTTACAAAGTTAGAAATCAATTTCCGAAAAGCATTAAATTTTCACTTTCGATTTCTCTCATTTTCATCCAAATCTCAGTTTCTATCACGGTATCCGGAGTTTGATAAAGCTCACAGGCATGGTTTCAAATTTTCATGGTATGTCGATGATTGCTGGTTTCGTACATTAACTTCAATCTCTATCTTTCTCAATAAAAGTGCAAATTAATATACTCAAAGCTGGATATTATATTTCAAAGAAACTAGAAATGGAAGATGCAAAATGCATGACCAAATGCTCCTAAGAAAAATTCGACAACATGAAACCTCAAAGTGATATGCATTCCCCTTGATGTGAAATATTcctattttatcaaataatatttcttttactACAAATCTACTAATTTTCCCTCCCCATACAGTCATTATATCCCTACAGTGCCCGTGTTTACTGTATGATGCAGAACTTCTAGAATATTATAGCATAATTATGTTACCCTCTAGAATATTCCAAGTCTGTTATTGTTCTCTTAGATGAATGTCAAATAGTTAGGGAATTGTAAGATTATGTTTTAGTCTGATTAATGGATTTCTTGACAAGCTGAGACTAATGTATAAATACTGTTGTAGAGTCTACACTTACAATTTACAAAGTTAGAAATCAATTTCCGAAAAGCATTAgattttcactttcaatttctctcattttcaaCCAAATCTCAGTTTCTATCATGGTATCCGGAGTTTGATAAAGATCACAGGCATGGTTTCAAATTTTCATGGTATGTGGATGATTCCATTCTGGTTTTGTGCATTAACTTCAATCTCTTTATCTTTCTCAATAAAAGTGCAAATTAATATACTCAAAGCTGGATATTATATTTCAAGAAACTAGAAATGAAAGATgtaaaatacatgaaaaaataCTCCTAAGAAAAGTTCTGTATGCCCCAGGCTACAAGATGAAACCTCAAAATGACATGCATGAAAAAACACTCCTAAGAAAATTTCTGTATGCCCCAGGCTACAAGATGAAACCTCAAAATGATATGCATCCCCCCTATGTGAAATATTCCTTTTTTATCAAATACTATTTCTTTCACTACAAATCTTAACTTTCCCTCTCCACATAGTCATTCTATTCCTTTCCAAAGCACAACTAAGAAAAGTagtttttatatcaaatttgtCAATAACGTATATTCTCTTTTCTAAAGTATCCTTCAATTATTCAGAGAGAGAAATGATTAGCCTTTGATTCTCTCTGTTTAATTAGggatatttttgttaataattaatGCATCTTGTAATTTgaaagggtcttataaaaaaggacaaCAAAATTTTACAAGAGGATTTTATATATGAAGGTTGGAGGTAGtacaaaatagaaatatttcaatatatttaatcAAACCTGATAATACCATCAtcctttttttctaaaataccATCATCATTCATCTTATCCACAAGCTTGAATAGAGAATCAATCATCTCCACCTTAGGAGACTGTGATCTTACAGATGCTCTATATCTCGAAATTAGAGGCCAGCATCGAGATCCAACAACCTAAATCCAACATAACTAGAATTAGCTGCAGAAATgaccaaaaatacaaaacaggTTTGCAAGGATAACATAGCATTGTGTTTGATTGTGTTACAACaaaaataggggaaataaaaaaagaaaaatagccTTACAGCAGCTATTGATGGAATATCTGATCGGCCAGGGGATCCATGAGAGACATCCATCCCTAAAATCATTGTTGGGGTATCTTTAATCAAGGGAAGATGCCCAGAATGCTCTATTGCCAGCAAAGAATTTATTCCTCCAAGCTGTGTAATAGGAATATATGTACAAATTTTTTAAGACTGCATAACATTATCTTGTCAAAATAAGCTACAGATGTTATGCATTTAAATATAACATGGTTGTATAGTAGTCTTTTACTaccttagaattgattttaagaaGTACGTTAGTAAGGTATTGATCAGTGATCTTGAGAGGGGAAATGCACTGTGTGACAACCCCAACATCACTCAGACACTTCCTTTTCCAAGGCCCTAAAATTTACAAAGAACACagtgaataaaaatatcaacGTAAAGGAAACACTGGAAAACGTTGCTAAAAGAAATACCATAGATGTCACAGTTTTTCCTCTCTGGCAAGACACAAAGAATCAACTTTGGATCATCAGTAAGTTTTGATTGCAGCAAGGAAAACATCTTTTCAACCCGTGCAACAGGGTTAGATTTTCTCATTTGTGCTTCTTCCTCTAATAAAGTAAATGGCCGTTCAATATTCTGTGTAAATACTCAGGAACATGAAACAGTCAATTAAATGAAGAATAAGATGGTAGATAAGTATACTATGACACATAGAACAAGGTAGAATACATACCATTCCCTTGCTCATTCCACATTTAATCAGCTCCCTTGTTATGTAACTAGTATCACATTGTTTAGAAAAGTTTACAACAGCCCAATAACCGATATGTGATGGTTGTAGAAATTTCTACAAAAAGGGAATGTAGAACCATCAACTAATGAACTAGTTAATTAAATTTGAGATAAGAAACAGGAATTCTTGAATACATTCTGAATGTGAAACAATAATGCAATACCTTCGTTTTAAAATTCCACCTTCCATTATTGGGAAAGCAGTCCTCATTCTTACCTACCTTCAACTGTGTCTCAAAGAGAGCTGTATTAGGGTGCACTCAAttctcaaaatttgaaaaaaaaaaacaactcctTTACACTGCTTTCTCAATTATCATTCTGACTCTCTGCTGCACACAAAAATGTGAATATAGCAAGTTGATGCATACCTTTGGTGCCTCAAGAACTCTACCTTCAACTGGAGTAAATTGCTTGTCAATAGAAATGCCACATGCGGCAAGAACAGCATCATCATCATAGCCAGAATTTCCAATAGCCTATAAATCTTAATGagcattaattaatatattatcatttaaaaaacaGACACAGCATATCAATAACTATAAACATACATTTGTCAGAACTTCGATTTTTTCTTGAGGCTTTTGGCGTGATTTTTCTACTAAAGATGCTCTTTGCACAGGAGATAATGCCTTTGTATACCGCTGAAGGGGAACAAGTGAACATAGCTACACAAATAGaacagaaaaggaaaaataataatcagaTGTAAccaatccaaaagaaaaactgTTACAGCAAAATAATACAATTGGTACAAAAGAAGAACAAGGATATAGTTCATTCGGGCATAGAATTCAACAAACCTCCAGGGGCAAAAAGTTGGGTCGATTTGGCTTCCCAACATCAAGACATGGAAAGTAAGCTGAAGAGGTCAGCTCAATGCCACGGTGTTTAGCGAAATACTCATATACAGTAATATCCACTGTCTGCTCCGTGTTATTGTCTTCTccaattttcatcttcatactAAAACTGCcgaagaaataaaaaacttcatGTTTTTCCAGTCATGAGACCCatcactttttattttcccttttctGAGATTTAAAGTTAAAAGAATAAACACTTGACCATCAAAAATAAGCACTTACAGTTGTTGAATGCAGGGTTTCTCACTCATGCCCGAAATTTTGAATTCTTGGTTACGATGTGTAGCACgaactcttaaatttttaaggATTCTCTTGGCCTATAGATTACCCAGAAAGAAAAATGCTTTCAGGAAATTACTTATGCCGAGTTAAGAATCTTATTTAGTTGTTTATCACCTTTGCCCAGTCAATATAACGAGGTTCCCTCACACTCTGGTTGGATAGGAGAAAATCAATTACAGGTCCAGGTTTTACAATCGTTGTTGTGGACACATCTGAAATAAATACATTAAGAACATAAGTGAGAATAGAATACAACTTTCTGATGCCAAGATTCCATGAAAAGTATGGGAGCATTCCTACCCATATTAAGAGACAATCCTCCCTCTGTAAGACGAAAACTGGAATGAATACCCCGAACTCCTTCTACTCCGCCTCCAACATCGATGAAATTCCTCAAGTCATTATGAAAAAAAGATTGCCTTACCAAGAGACACCCTCTTTCCACGCAAAAGAAAGGATTCATGTTCAACTAAGTTAGACCATGAACATAATAACTAAATTCATGCACCAAAATTTCAAGATACTACTTTAGTTTTATCTTTACAGAATGTAAGGGTACCTGTTAGCTGCTTGCTGCCTCAGTACGGTATCAAGAACCCTCAATGCATCCTGAGAATTAGCATATGACTCGATCCCTTTAAGGGAAAGAACAATGGACTGCAAGGGTATTTTGGCAGCAAAACTTATCTCCACTGTGAATGTCTTCGACTGAAAAGAACGTTTTGACCTTTTATTTTCCTCGCGAGGGCTTCCATTAGCACCAAAACTCTCAGTGCTGCTGCTAGAGTTTAAAAAGGCAGTATAAGCTTCAACACTAGAAATCAAGGCAAAGCTACAACAGTCATATACAGAGTTTACCACCTTGCAAATGTTTCTTCAAGAAATACATTGAACTCAAATTTATTATCTGGAAGAGGACCCACTGTGTACAAAGTTCTTTCTCCATCGTACGCAAAGCTTTTGCCACCAAGTTCAGAAGAGTATGTTTGGTGAAGCCTATTAATCAGTTTTCTCCTGATGCCCTTGCTTTCAACAGTTCTTTTATCTTCTGAAGTGACAGCAACCTGGAAAAACTTCAATAAGCCAAAGCCAAAGCCAAAGCCAAATAAGGGAAATTGCAATGACAGAATCACTTGACATACATTATACTGGGAAAAGGTTGCATCTGTAGCATCGGCAGCAGCTTTAAAGAAATTTGCAAGCAAATGTATGCGTTTTCCTGTGGTTCCGACACTCGGCCTACTGATAATAGAATAGGTTGGGAGAGCTATTGGTTCCGCTTCCATACTAGACAGCACATCAGGAGGTGATGGAGGTAAAGCTGGTGGCTCAACAGCTTCTTCAAAGTGAGGTACACTCACCATCTTCTATGCTTTTGCTACAAATGCCACTTTAAACCATCAACCCGGAAAAGAAAATACTATATTTGAAAGCCAAAAACACAGATATGTAAGCAGCAATTTCAAGAGATTATTCAGTAATATGTTACAGTTGTATACATTTTcagaagaaaatacaaaaagaaTGGAATTTTTTCCGGCAAAAATTAAGTCAAATGCCAATTTGATGCATATGAAACAAGCACTGCCAAAAATTTCTCTACAACAACTCATTGTCATTACTGAAGATCATTCCAGTCATACACCATTGTCTGGTCGCGGCAAGAAGAAGCAAAATTAGATGTATTGTTTCAATATAAGTTAGTGTCATATACCAATTATGACAATCACTCCGAGTAACAACAGAAGAAAACAAACAGTGTTTCTACAAAGCACCTCATGTAtctaaacaataaataaaaaatttcacatattgcTTCTTGAAGCTCCTATTTTTAGCGTCAAGCACAGTTGTATTTTCATTTCAACCAAACATTATTGGCTATTGATAAGTAATCAGTATAGTACTACAAAATCAAGTGAACAAAAATGGATTTAAACTAATATGGGTCAGTGACGAttctttttaaaagtttcatCAGAATGGAGCCCAAAACAACAATCAAGCTTTATCCCACTAAATGAGGGTTGACTACATGAGTCAAAtgacgccataatgttctatcatatatcatacccctatccaactcattaatctctagatatatcttaatagtttctcttaagttTTTCTAGGTCATCTTCTGCCTCTGGTGATTTAACTACGCTTcatctgatctactcttcttactaCATAATCCACGTACATTCTCTATACATGGCCAAACCACCTAA
It encodes:
- the LOC11439465 gene encoding protein argonaute 16 isoform X3 produces the protein MVSVPHFEEAVEPPALPPSPPDVLSSMEAEPIALPTYSIISRPSVGTTGKRIHLLANFFKAAADATDATFSQYNVAVTSEDKRTVESKGIRRKLINRLHQTYSSELGGKSFAYDGERTLYTVGPLPDNKFEFNVFLEETFASTESFGANGSPREENKRSKRSFQSKTFTVEISFAAKIPLQSIVLSLKGIESYANSQDALRVLDTVLRQQAANRGCLLVRQSFFHNDLRNFIDVGGGVEGVRGIHSSFRLTEGGLSLNMDVSTTTIVKPGPVIDFLLSNQSVREPRYIDWAKAKRILKNLRVRATHRNQEFKISGMSEKPCIQQLFSMKMKIGEDNNTEQTVDITVYEYFAKHRGIELTSSAYFPCLDVGKPNRPNFLPLELCSLVPLQRYTKALSPVQRASLVEKSRQKPQEKIEVLTNAIGNSGYDDDAVLAACGISIDKQFTPVEGRVLEAPKLKVGKNEDCFPNNGRWNFKTKKFLQPSHIGYWAVVNFSKQCDTSYITRELIKCGMSKGMNIERPFTLLEEEAQMRKSNPVARVEKMFSLLQSKLTDDPKLILCVLPERKNCDIYGPWKRKCLSDVGVVTQCISPLKITDQYLTNVLLKINSKLGGINSLLAIEHSGHLPLIKDTPTMILGMDVSHGSPGRSDIPSIAAVVGSRCWPLISRYRASVRSQSPKVEMIDSLFKLVDKMNDDGILEKKDDGIIRELLLDFYSSSGNRRPTQIILFRDGVGESQFQHVLDIELNQIIKAYKHIDGDVPKFTVIVAQKNHHTKLFQANALEKNVPPGTVVDTNIVHPRNYDFYMCAHAGMIGTSRPVHYHVLLDEIGFSSDGLQNLINSLSYVNQRSTAATSIVAPIYYAHHAAAQMRKFMNFDDLSEASPSPDSEGNIPIQELPKLHSDVRDSMFFC
- the LOC11439465 gene encoding protein argonaute 16 isoform X1 translates to MVSVPHFEEAVEPPALPPSPPDVLSSMEAEPIALPTYSIISRPSVGTTGKRIHLLANFFKAAADATDATFSQYNVAVTSEDKRTVESKGIRRKLINRLHQTYSSELGGKSFAYDGERTLYTVGPLPDNKFEFNVFLEETFASSSTESFGANGSPREENKRSKRSFQSKTFTVEISFAAKIPLQSIVLSLKGIESYANSQDALRVLDTVLRQQAANRGCLLVRQSFFHNDLRNFIDVGGGVEGVRGIHSSFRLTEGGLSLNMDVSTTTIVKPGPVIDFLLSNQSVREPRYIDWAKAKRILKNLRVRATHRNQEFKISGMSEKPCIQQLFSMKMKIGEDNNTEQTVDITVYEYFAKHRGIELTSSAYFPCLDVGKPNRPNFLPLELCSLVPLQRYTKALSPVQRASLVEKSRQKPQEKIEVLTNAIGNSGYDDDAVLAACGISIDKQFTPVEGRVLEAPKLKVGKNEDCFPNNGRWNFKTKKFLQPSHIGYWAVVNFSKQCDTSYITRELIKCGMSKGMNIERPFTLLEEEAQMRKSNPVARVEKMFSLLQSKLTDDPKLILCVLPERKNCDIYGPWKRKCLSDVGVVTQCISPLKITDQYLTNVLLKINSKLGGINSLLAIEHSGHLPLIKDTPTMILGMDVSHGSPGRSDIPSIAAVVGSRCWPLISRYRASVRSQSPKVEMIDSLFKLVDKMNDDGILEKKDDGIIRELLLDFYSSSGNRRPTQIILFRDGVGESQFQHVLDIELNQIIKAYKHIDGDVPKFTVIVAQKNHHTKLFQANALEKNVPPGTVVDTNIVHPRNYDFYMCAHAGMIGTSRPVHYHVLLDEIGFSSDGLQNLINSLSYVNQRSTAATSIVAPIYYAHHAAAQMRKFMNFDDLSEASPSPDSEGNIPIQELPKLHSDVRDSMFFC
- the LOC11439465 gene encoding protein argonaute 16 isoform X2; this translates as MVSVPHFEEAVEPPALPPSPPDVLSSMEAEPIALPTYSIISRPSVGTTGKRIHLLANFFKAAADATDATFSQYNVAVTSEDKRTVESKGIRRKLINRLHQTYSSELGGKSFAYDGERTLYTVGPLPDNKFEFNVFLEETFASSTESFGANGSPREENKRSKRSFQSKTFTVEISFAAKIPLQSIVLSLKGIESYANSQDALRVLDTVLRQQAANRGCLLVRQSFFHNDLRNFIDVGGGVEGVRGIHSSFRLTEGGLSLNMDVSTTTIVKPGPVIDFLLSNQSVREPRYIDWAKAKRILKNLRVRATHRNQEFKISGMSEKPCIQQLFSMKMKIGEDNNTEQTVDITVYEYFAKHRGIELTSSAYFPCLDVGKPNRPNFLPLELCSLVPLQRYTKALSPVQRASLVEKSRQKPQEKIEVLTNAIGNSGYDDDAVLAACGISIDKQFTPVEGRVLEAPKLKVGKNEDCFPNNGRWNFKTKKFLQPSHIGYWAVVNFSKQCDTSYITRELIKCGMSKGMNIERPFTLLEEEAQMRKSNPVARVEKMFSLLQSKLTDDPKLILCVLPERKNCDIYGPWKRKCLSDVGVVTQCISPLKITDQYLTNVLLKINSKLGGINSLLAIEHSGHLPLIKDTPTMILGMDVSHGSPGRSDIPSIAAVVGSRCWPLISRYRASVRSQSPKVEMIDSLFKLVDKMNDDGILEKKDDGIIRELLLDFYSSSGNRRPTQIILFRDGVGESQFQHVLDIELNQIIKAYKHIDGDVPKFTVIVAQKNHHTKLFQANALEKNVPPGTVVDTNIVHPRNYDFYMCAHAGMIGTSRPVHYHVLLDEIGFSSDGLQNLINSLSYVNQRSTAATSIVAPIYYAHHAAAQMRKFMNFDDLSEASPSPDSEGNIPIQELPKLHSDVRDSMFFC